The Lutibacter sp. Hel_I_33_5 genome has a window encoding:
- a CDS encoding MBL fold metallo-hydrolase encodes MKLLFTCIAFLSFSITNSQNTLPPSDIINTGYGSLKIQPIKHGSLVLSYNNKTIYVDPTGGKVAYTGLKSPDIILITDIHGDHFNLKTIEELSPKKAIIIAPNVVAEKLPEPYKSNTVVLKNDQAVHRLGFYINAIAMYNRPEAENAKKHTKGRGNGYVVSIRDFDLYISGDTAAIQEMRMLQNIDIAFVCMNLPYTMDINEAADGVLDFNPKIVYPYHYRGKGMISDTSKFKELVNSKNKNIEVRLRNWYQK; translated from the coding sequence ATGAAGTTACTTTTTACATGTATAGCTTTTTTAAGTTTTAGTATTACCAATTCACAAAATACGTTACCACCATCAGACATTATAAATACTGGTTATGGTAGCCTTAAAATTCAACCTATTAAACACGGTAGTTTAGTTTTATCTTACAACAACAAAACTATTTATGTTGATCCTACAGGTGGAAAAGTTGCTTATACTGGATTAAAAAGTCCTGATATTATTTTAATCACAGATATTCATGGAGATCATTTCAATCTAAAAACCATTGAAGAATTATCTCCTAAAAAAGCGATTATTATTGCTCCGAATGTAGTAGCAGAAAAATTACCTGAACCTTATAAATCAAATACTGTTGTTTTAAAAAACGATCAAGCTGTTCACAGATTAGGCTTTTATATTAATGCTATTGCGATGTATAATCGTCCCGAAGCAGAAAATGCTAAAAAACATACAAAAGGTCGAGGAAATGGGTATGTAGTTTCTATCAGAGACTTTGATCTTTATATCTCTGGTGATACCGCTGCAATTCAGGAAATGAGAATGTTACAAAATATTGATATTGCATTTGTTTGTATGAATTTACCCTACACAATGGACATAAATGAAGCTGCGGATGGCGTGTTAGATTTTAATCCAAAGATTGTATATCCGTATCATTATAGAGGAAAAGGAATGATTAGCGATACCTCTAAATTTAAAGAATTAGTAAATTCTAAAAATAAAAATATTGAAGTCCGTTTAAGAAATTGGTATCAGAAATAA
- a CDS encoding DUF6265 family protein, whose product MKNTLLIIFSFFLLISCKTKKPEIKKPSFLIGDWIRINGKEGSTTFETWHKNFTGSGITIKEKDTTFKEILSIINLKDTIFLKVEGVNESPTLFKFTQQTDSSFIAENPKNEFPKKITYWLEKKQLKAEVANPDFKIDFVFEKIKN is encoded by the coding sequence ATGAAAAACACACTCTTAATAATTTTCTCCTTTTTTCTATTAATTTCTTGTAAAACTAAAAAGCCTGAAATAAAAAAACCTTCGTTTTTAATTGGTGATTGGATACGAATTAATGGAAAAGAAGGAAGTACAACCTTTGAAACTTGGCATAAAAATTTTACAGGTTCAGGAATTACTATAAAAGAAAAAGACACTACTTTTAAAGAAATTCTGAGTATCATTAATTTAAAAGACACCATATTTTTAAAAGTTGAAGGTGTAAATGAATCTCCAACTCTATTTAAATTTACTCAACAAACTGATTCTTCTTTTATTGCTGAAAATCCAAAAAATGAATTTCCGAAAAAGATAACCTATTGGTTAGAAAAGAAACAATTAAAAGCAGAAGTTGCTAATCCAGATTTTAAAATTGATTTTGTTTTTGAAAAAATAAAAAACTAA
- a CDS encoding ATP-binding cassette domain-containing protein: MDVLEIDNIELNFGKIEILKAIYFKAEEGKVTGVLGSNGCGKTSLLRIIFGELTPKNKLTRINNTPILKPLYKKGIIKFLPQFHILKKTLSLKKGFALFNTSLENFLIDFPSFKAQINNAIYQFSGGERRLIETYIILRSKAKIVMLDEPFSHLSPLYINKIKEILDIEKKHKIIIITDHLYKEILEVSDDLYLLKDGWSRLIKSKKELIQHNYINDL, from the coding sequence ATGGATGTTTTAGAAATTGATAACATTGAATTAAATTTCGGAAAAATAGAAATTCTAAAAGCTATTTATTTTAAAGCTGAGGAAGGTAAAGTTACAGGAGTACTAGGCAGTAATGGATGCGGAAAAACATCTTTATTAAGAATTATTTTTGGTGAATTAACACCTAAAAATAAACTAACACGTATTAATAACACCCCTATTTTAAAACCATTATATAAAAAAGGGATTATTAAGTTTTTGCCACAGTTTCATATTTTAAAAAAAACATTATCACTAAAAAAAGGGTTTGCTTTATTTAATACTTCATTAGAAAATTTCTTAATTGATTTCCCGAGTTTTAAAGCACAAATAAACAATGCTATTTATCAATTTTCTGGTGGAGAAAGAAGATTAATTGAAACTTATATAATTCTTAGATCTAAAGCTAAGATTGTTATGTTAGATGAACCTTTTTCACATCTTTCACCCTTGTATATTAATAAAATTAAAGAAATTTTAGATATAGAAAAGAAACATAAAATAATTATAATTACCGATCATTTATATAAAGAGATTTTAGAAGTTTCGGATGACCTTTACTTATTAAAAGATGGTTGGAGTAGATTAATTAAATCTAAAAAAGAATTAATTCAGCATAACTATATAAACGATTTATGA
- a CDS encoding glycoside hydrolase family 31 protein: protein MIVNTELEQKGNLFPSNITNYKKDVDTLHFTTKNGVVLQLTVVRDSVLRFRYSTTGKFENDFSYGITKYASRGYNHLEVSEDETHYIITTSKLICKVEKDSLQVSIYDAKDLKLINQDEIGFHWEESYEYGGDIVKMSKICQKSESFYGLGDKPVDVNLKGKRFQNWVTDSYAFGKDTDPIYKAIPFYTSIHNNKAYGIFFDNTFKTFFDFAQERRNITSFWAQGGEMNYYFIYGPEMGDVVANYTDLTGKPHAMPPLWALGFHQCKWSYYPESNVKEITKTFRDLKIPCDAIYLDIDYMDGFRCFTWDKNYFPDPKRMVKELEDDGFKTVVIIDPGIKIDLEYDVFKEALDKDYFCKRADGPYMKGKVWPGECYFPDYTKPEVREWWSGLFKELIEDIGVKGVWNDMNEPAVMDVPNKSFPNDVRHDYDGNRCSHRKAHNVYGMQMARATYHGLKKYAYPKRPFVITRAAYSGTQRYTSTWMGDNVATWEHLAIANNQAQRMAMSGFSFAGSDIGGFAEQPQGELFARWIQLGIFHAFCRVHSSGDHGDQEPWVFGDEITDIVRKFVELRYQLLPYLYTAFWNHINNGTPILKSLVLFDQEDTATHYRSDEFVYGDKILVCPIQEPNAKGRRMYIPRGKWFNFWTDEVVEGRKEIWVDADLDSMPIFIKEGAVIPKYPVQQYVGEKKFDEITLDVYYKDGKERSQLYDDAHDGYDYKKGRYSLRTFKVTGKANEFILQQHKQGKFDAEYSKFKIVLHSLPFTITSVQIDNVAISLDNLKVNGHQTITIDKEFTELHLFGQ from the coding sequence ATGATTGTTAATACAGAACTTGAGCAAAAAGGAAATTTATTTCCATCCAATATAACAAACTACAAAAAAGATGTAGATACCCTTCATTTCACAACAAAAAACGGCGTTGTTTTACAACTTACTGTTGTTAGAGATAGTGTTTTGCGTTTTAGATATTCTACCACTGGAAAATTTGAAAATGATTTTTCTTACGGAATTACAAAATATGCTAGTAGAGGATATAATCATTTAGAAGTTTCTGAAGACGAAACTCATTATATCATCACAACATCAAAATTGATCTGTAAAGTAGAAAAAGACAGTTTACAAGTTAGTATTTACGATGCAAAAGATTTAAAACTCATCAACCAAGATGAAATTGGTTTTCACTGGGAAGAAAGTTATGAATATGGTGGCGATATCGTAAAAATGAGTAAGATTTGTCAGAAATCTGAAAGCTTTTATGGTTTAGGTGATAAACCTGTTGATGTAAACTTAAAAGGAAAACGTTTCCAGAATTGGGTTACAGATTCTTATGCTTTTGGTAAAGACACAGATCCTATTTATAAAGCAATTCCTTTTTACACCTCAATTCATAATAATAAAGCCTATGGTATTTTCTTTGATAACACCTTTAAAACTTTTTTCGATTTTGCACAAGAAAGAAGAAATATAACTAGTTTTTGGGCACAAGGTGGTGAAATGAATTACTATTTTATCTATGGCCCAGAAATGGGTGATGTTGTTGCAAATTATACAGACTTAACAGGTAAACCACATGCAATGCCTCCTTTATGGGCATTAGGATTTCATCAATGTAAATGGAGCTATTATCCAGAAAGTAATGTAAAAGAAATAACTAAAACCTTTAGAGATTTAAAAATACCATGTGATGCAATTTATTTAGACATCGATTATATGGATGGTTTTAGATGTTTTACTTGGGATAAAAACTACTTTCCAGATCCTAAAAGGATGGTAAAAGAATTAGAAGATGATGGCTTTAAAACCGTTGTTATTATAGATCCAGGAATCAAAATAGATTTAGAATACGATGTTTTTAAAGAAGCATTGGATAAAGATTATTTCTGTAAACGTGCAGATGGTCCTTATATGAAAGGGAAAGTTTGGCCTGGAGAATGTTATTTTCCTGATTACACCAAACCAGAAGTTAGAGAATGGTGGTCTGGTTTATTTAAAGAACTCATTGAAGATATTGGTGTAAAAGGTGTTTGGAATGATATGAATGAGCCAGCTGTAATGGACGTTCCTAACAAATCTTTTCCAAATGATGTACGTCATGATTATGATGGAAACCGATGTTCTCATAGAAAAGCACACAATGTTTATGGAATGCAAATGGCGCGTGCAACCTATCATGGTTTAAAAAAATACGCATATCCAAAACGTCCTTTTGTAATAACTAGAGCTGCTTATTCTGGTACACAACGTTATACATCAACTTGGATGGGCGATAATGTTGCAACTTGGGAACATTTAGCAATTGCCAACAATCAAGCGCAAAGAATGGCAATGTCTGGTTTCTCTTTTGCAGGATCTGATATTGGAGGATTTGCAGAACAACCACAAGGAGAATTATTTGCAAGATGGATTCAATTAGGAATCTTTCACGCGTTTTGTAGAGTTCATTCTTCTGGAGATCATGGAGATCAAGAACCTTGGGTTTTTGGAGATGAAATTACAGATATTGTTAGAAAGTTTGTCGAGTTAAGATATCAGCTTTTACCATATTTATATACTGCTTTTTGGAATCATATTAATAACGGTACACCAATTTTAAAATCTCTGGTTTTATTTGATCAAGAAGATACAGCAACACATTATAGAAGTGATGAATTTGTATATGGTGATAAAATTTTAGTTTGCCCAATTCAAGAGCCAAATGCTAAAGGAAGAAGAATGTATATTCCTCGAGGAAAATGGTTTAATTTCTGGACGGATGAAGTTGTAGAAGGAAGAAAAGAAATTTGGGTAGATGCAGATTTAGATAGTATGCCTATATTTATTAAAGAAGGTGCTGTTATTCCTAAATATCCTGTTCAACAATATGTTGGCGAAAAGAAATTTGACGAAATTACTTTAGATGTTTATTATAAAGATGGTAAAGAACGTTCTCAATTATATGATGATGCACATGATGGATACGATTATAAAAAAGGACGTTATAGTTTACGTACTTTTAAAGTAACTGGAAAAGCAAACGAGTTTATCTTACAGCAACATAAACAAGGTAAATTTGATGCAGAGTATTCTAAATTCAAAATTGTATTACATAGTTTACCGTTTACAATTACATCTGTTCAAATAGATAATGTTGCTATTAGTTTAGATAATTTAAAGGTTAACGGACATCAAACCATCACAATAGATAAAGAATTTACTGAATTGCATTTATTTGGTCAATAA
- the prfA gene encoding peptide chain release factor 1 has product MLDKIKIVKQRFDEVSDLIIQPDIITNQKRYVQLNKEYKDLGKVVERGNEYETLLNNIAEAKEIISDGSDAEMVEMAKMEMDEANARIPVLEDEIKFLLIPKDPEDSKNAVVELRAGTGGDEASIFAGDLFRMYTKYCEGRGWKVSTVDYSEGTNGGFKEIQFEVTGDDVYGTLKFEAGVHRVQRVPQTETQGRVHTSAATCMVFPEAEEFDVEINPKEVRIDFFCSSGPGGQSVNTTYSAVRLTHIPTGLVAQCQDQKSQHKNKEKAFKVLRSRLYDLELAKKQAEDAAKRGTMVTSGDRSAKIRTYNYPQGRVTDHRIGLTLYDLANIVNGDVQKIIDELMLAENTSKLKELSDGF; this is encoded by the coding sequence ATGTTAGATAAAATAAAAATTGTAAAGCAACGTTTTGATGAGGTTTCGGATTTAATTATCCAGCCAGATATTATTACAAATCAAAAACGTTACGTACAATTAAATAAAGAATATAAAGATTTAGGTAAGGTTGTAGAAAGAGGTAATGAGTATGAAACGTTACTAAATAATATTGCTGAAGCTAAAGAAATTATTTCTGACGGTTCTGACGCAGAAATGGTAGAAATGGCTAAGATGGAAATGGATGAAGCTAATGCTAGAATTCCAGTTTTAGAAGACGAAATTAAATTCTTGTTAATTCCTAAAGACCCAGAAGATTCTAAAAATGCAGTTGTAGAATTACGTGCCGGAACTGGAGGTGATGAGGCTAGTATTTTTGCTGGAGATTTGTTTAGAATGTATACTAAATATTGTGAAGGTAGAGGTTGGAAAGTTTCTACTGTAGATTATTCTGAAGGAACAAATGGGGGATTTAAAGAAATTCAGTTTGAAGTTACTGGTGATGATGTGTATGGAACGTTAAAATTTGAAGCGGGTGTTCACCGCGTACAACGTGTACCACAAACTGAAACACAAGGTAGAGTGCATACTTCTGCAGCAACTTGTATGGTTTTTCCAGAAGCAGAAGAGTTTGATGTAGAAATTAATCCAAAAGAGGTGAGAATCGATTTTTTCTGTTCATCAGGTCCAGGAGGTCAGTCTGTAAATACAACTTATTCTGCGGTGCGTTTAACACATATTCCAACAGGTTTGGTAGCACAATGTCAAGATCAAAAAAGTCAACATAAAAATAAAGAGAAAGCATTTAAAGTATTACGTTCTCGTTTATATGATTTAGAATTGGCGAAAAAGCAAGCAGAAGATGCTGCAAAAAGAGGTACTATGGTTACTTCTGGAGATAGATCAGCAAAAATTAGAACGTATAATTATCCACAAGGAAGAGTTACTGATCATAGAATTGGCTTAACTTTATATGATTTAGCTAATATTGTAAATGGTGATGTTCAGAAAATTATAGACGAACTAATGTTGGCAGAAAACACGTCAAAATTAAAAGAACTTAGTGACGGTTTTTAA